From the genome of Lotus japonicus ecotype B-129 chromosome 6, LjGifu_v1.2, one region includes:
- the LOC130723380 gene encoding uncharacterized protein LOC130723380 isoform X1, with protein MEELRKLEKVQRMVEFMESRGVSVSTSDHHSNRFLANLMLFLIEPPPCGSAAAVGESELGMDHKCRLVSHLMPTLSSSFLEDAQQHLVTEQHNTGFQQNHGGNALLSCSQKKERSLLPCCNENMAMVSLDSMEKANSTLEDFCRSYFMFHGLDVSKPQSIFKYLPILSFTESYIYQLDKMNEKLQQTPATEDEKATHDLVSCFSNDPVGPLVTIFEHKGLLTGRIKDELRLGEEYWALERKLCHAMTNKEEILVDDVMKAIHLKSFDYRVLNLLLYELRGAKVEDLHMEFLSVSEFLVEVSDDLYDYEDDVLENNFNILRMFIRIYGASTAPAMLAKCISEAENKYESLLELLDPQLSMNYQKRCAEATKEGGRVSENPLGTWSIPAVIQDEELYRSMLKSHTS; from the exons ATGGAAGAGTTACGGAAACTTGAAAAAGTACAGAGAATGGTGGAATTCATGGAATCACGCGGCGTATCAGTTTCAACCTCCGATCATCACTCCAACCGCTTCCTCGCTAATCTCATGCTCTTCTTAATCGAACCACCACCGTGTGGCTCCGCCGCCGCCGTCGGAGAATCTGAACTTGGAATGGACCACAAGTGCCGCTTGGTTTCTCACCTCATGCCTACA CTCTCATCTTCGTTTCTTGAGGATGCGCAACAACACCTTGTCACCGAACAACATAATACTg GTTTTCAACAAAATCATGGTGGAAATGCTTTGCTAAGTTGCAGTCAGAAGAAGGAACGTAGTTTGTTGCCATGTTGTAATGAAAACATGGCCATGGTGAGTCTGGATTCCATGGAAAAGGCAAATTCTACCCTTGAGGATTTT TGCAGATCTTATTTTATGTTTCATGGGTTGGATGTAAGCAAGCCACAAtcaatattcaaatatttacCCATTCTTTCATTCACAGAAAGTTATATTTATCAG CTGGATAAAATGAATGAGAAGTTGCAACAAACACCAGCAACAGAAGATGAG AAAGCAACTCACGATTTGGTCTCTTGCTTCTCAAATGACCCAGTTGGACCACTGGTGACTATTTTTGAGCATAAAGGCCTTTTGACTGGAAG GATAAAAGACGAACTTAGACTTGGAGAAGAGTATTGGGCTCTTGAAAGAAAGCTCTGTCATGCAATGACAAACAAGGAGGAG ATTCTTGTTGATGATGTGATGAAGGCTATTCATTTAAAGTCTTTTGATTATCGAGTGCTGAATCTTCTTCTCTATGAACTGCGAGGAGCTAAG GTTGAGGACTTACATATGGAGTTTCTTTCAGTTTCAGAATTCTTAGTGGAAGTTTCTGATGATCT GTATGACTACGAG GATGATGTTTTAgaaaataatttcaatattttgcgCATGTTTATCAGAATATATGGAGCTTCAACTGCCCCTGCTATGCTG GCTAAATGCATTAGTGAGGCTGAAAATAAGTATGAAAGTTTGCTGGAATTACTGGATCCGCAGCTGTCTATGAACTACCAGAAAAGATGTGCAGAAGCCACCAAAGAAG GTGGAAGGGTATCAGAAAATCCTCTAGGCACGTGGAGTATTCCAGCCGTGATTCAAGATGAAGAATTATACAGATCCATGTTGAAATCACATACTTCCTAA
- the LOC130723380 gene encoding uncharacterized protein LOC130723380 isoform X2 yields the protein MEELRKLEKVQRMVEFMESRGVSVSTSDHHSNRFLANLMLFLIEPPPCGSAAAVGESELGMDHKCRLVSHLMPTLSSSFLEDAQQHLVTEQHNTGFQQNHGGNALLSCSQKKERSLLPCCNENMAMVSLDSMEKANSTLEDFCRSYFMFHGLDVSKPQSIFKYLPILSFTESYIYQLDKMNEKLQQTPATEDEKATHDLVSCFSNDPVGPLVTIFEHKGLLTGRIKDELRLGEEYWALERKLCHAMTNKEEILVDDVMKAIHLKSFDYRVLNLLLYELRGAKVEDLHMEFLSVSEFLVEVSDDLLAAGMTTRIYGASTAPAMLAKCISEAENKYESLLELLDPQLSMNYQKRCAEATKEGGRVSENPLGTWSIPAVIQDEELYRSMLKSHTS from the exons ATGGAAGAGTTACGGAAACTTGAAAAAGTACAGAGAATGGTGGAATTCATGGAATCACGCGGCGTATCAGTTTCAACCTCCGATCATCACTCCAACCGCTTCCTCGCTAATCTCATGCTCTTCTTAATCGAACCACCACCGTGTGGCTCCGCCGCCGCCGTCGGAGAATCTGAACTTGGAATGGACCACAAGTGCCGCTTGGTTTCTCACCTCATGCCTACA CTCTCATCTTCGTTTCTTGAGGATGCGCAACAACACCTTGTCACCGAACAACATAATACTg GTTTTCAACAAAATCATGGTGGAAATGCTTTGCTAAGTTGCAGTCAGAAGAAGGAACGTAGTTTGTTGCCATGTTGTAATGAAAACATGGCCATGGTGAGTCTGGATTCCATGGAAAAGGCAAATTCTACCCTTGAGGATTTT TGCAGATCTTATTTTATGTTTCATGGGTTGGATGTAAGCAAGCCACAAtcaatattcaaatatttacCCATTCTTTCATTCACAGAAAGTTATATTTATCAG CTGGATAAAATGAATGAGAAGTTGCAACAAACACCAGCAACAGAAGATGAG AAAGCAACTCACGATTTGGTCTCTTGCTTCTCAAATGACCCAGTTGGACCACTGGTGACTATTTTTGAGCATAAAGGCCTTTTGACTGGAAG GATAAAAGACGAACTTAGACTTGGAGAAGAGTATTGGGCTCTTGAAAGAAAGCTCTGTCATGCAATGACAAACAAGGAGGAG ATTCTTGTTGATGATGTGATGAAGGCTATTCATTTAAAGTCTTTTGATTATCGAGTGCTGAATCTTCTTCTCTATGAACTGCGAGGAGCTAAG GTTGAGGACTTACATATGGAGTTTCTTTCAGTTTCAGAATTCTTAGTGGAAGTTTCTGATGATCT TCTTGCTGCAGGTATGACTACGAG AATATATGGAGCTTCAACTGCCCCTGCTATGCTG GCTAAATGCATTAGTGAGGCTGAAAATAAGTATGAAAGTTTGCTGGAATTACTGGATCCGCAGCTGTCTATGAACTACCAGAAAAGATGTGCAGAAGCCACCAAAGAAG GTGGAAGGGTATCAGAAAATCCTCTAGGCACGTGGAGTATTCCAGCCGTGATTCAAGATGAAGAATTATACAGATCCATGTTGAAATCACATACTTCCTAA